In the Podospora pseudocomata strain CBS 415.72m chromosome 5, whole genome shotgun sequence genome, one interval contains:
- a CDS encoding hypothetical protein (EggNog:ENOG503PQMU), whose protein sequence is MFASHVIGMLLAAASVKAIPASFEGLITADITWTGRVVANGSMVNFTGPSLQAIEQSIASVYPGFTWATAPQPNDDFSLSSRNIDDTQDVPTPSLLKCWDGGVGNADASHITEGINYLQSVPGYCSNGAGAANCGQISCSYNSAIMWCNNNRRTYTTHCKSLAKYATAIVRGCQHETRDSAHETIWTRGIQGDELGISVIAAKPAVDC, encoded by the exons ATGTTCGCCTCTCATGTCATCGGGATGCTGCTGGCTGCGGCCTCAGTCAAG GCCATTCCTGCGTCATTTGAAGGCTTGATCACCGCCGATATCACCTGGACCGGCCGGGTCGTCGCCAATGGCTCCATGGTCAACTTCACTGGCCCCTCTCTCCAGGCCATCGAGCAGAGCATTGCTTCTGTCTATCCCGGCTTTACTTGGGCTACTGCTCCCCAGCCTAACGATGATTTTTCTCTGAGCAGCCGTAACATTGATGACACCCAAGATGTCCCCACCCCTTCG TTGCTCAAGTGTTgggatggaggtgttggtaATGCCGATGCCTCCCACATCACTGAGGGCATCAATTACCTCCAGAGCGTCCCTGGATACTGCTCGAATGGTGCCGGCGCCGCCAACTGCGGACAGATCAGCTGCAGCTACAACAGCGCCATCATGTGgtgcaacaacaacaggcgTACCTACACCACGCACTGCAAGAGCCTTGCCAAGTATGCCACAGCTATTGTCAGGGGGTGCCAGCATGAGACGCGTGATTCGGCGCATGAGACCATCTGGACCCGCGGCATCCAGGGAGATGAGCTTGGGATTAGCGTCATTGCCGCGAAGCCAGCGGTTGATTGCTga
- a CDS encoding hypothetical protein (EggNog:ENOG503PFZG), with translation MLPRPRGPIRQRFLQQAHQNNLQTARRYGSLPKVLLGQAPKARLGLFTFRSRSSLPFLNPMIIVCLTMIQTKAPPPHVGNDRGHDIESETRYPDYESDDYAYPFKPMCGPPGSPCTIDNFVDVCCTNVNGSVGCSFPSGDPQFGTCFL, from the coding sequence ATGCTCCCGCGCCCTCGAGGCCCAATCCGCCAAAGGTTTCTGCAACAAGCACACCAAAACAACCTGCAAACGGCCCGCCGCTATGGGTCCCTTCCAAAAGTCCTGTTGGGACAAGCCCCAAAAGCTAGACTCGGCTTGTTCACGTTTCGCTCCCGCAGCTCCCTCCCATTCTTGAACCCCATGATCATCGTCTGTCTAACCATGATACAGACAAAAGCCCCGCCTCCACATGTCGGCAATGACCGGGGTCACGACATCGAGTCAGAGACAAGATACCCCGATTACGAGTCTGATGACTACGCCTATCCGTTCAAGCCAATGTGTGGCCCTCCAGGGTCACCTTGTACGATCGACAACTTTGTGGACGTGTGCTGCACCAATGTCAACGGGTCTGTGGGCTGCTCGTTCCCATCGGGGGATCCTCAGTTTGGGACTTGTTTCTTGTga
- a CDS encoding hypothetical protein (EggNog:ENOG503NV93; COG:P): MVGRRPRAINWAAEDHKSWPAIPRQRRPPAHGYRDDDEEAALPPHGETPNTRHTDRARITRDTGFKDEAALLAAEHRRDDLKRRVLDGMRGFDLEKMDKRCRRSDDELKRIKNKKIRSFYEAQNDTLDAWLEVDALVYAVADDVIDSMNPDADGDGIPERRMPLQDSRGAIDCFLPPEHREKRARDEKHARWAININLLANIFMLAAKLISLKFSPSLSLAASTADSALDLFCTLIVYGTNRVVAWRLQALQVKYPVGRRRLEPIGILVFSVIMVVSFVQILQESVTKLLPGGDRDVAPLPAVAIAAMAANAIIKGLIGFACRHVKTTQVQALVQDCKTDVYFNIASLLFPLVGVHAHIWWLDPAGASLLALYVIVDWAETCMRNISRLTGSNVGDALQKKLMYLAFRFSPVVEGFKSLTAYHAGDGVWVELDILLDENTPLPTAHDIAETLQYCYEGLQEVDRAFVTVDYSTFGPTGHAAM; the protein is encoded by the exons ATGGTCGGACGACGCCCACGTGCTATCAACTGGGCCGCCGAGGACCACAAGAGCTGGCCTGCCATTCCGCGACAACGACGCCCTCCAGCCCACGGGTACcgagacgacgatgaagaagctgccctccctccccatgGAGAGACACCCAACACCCGACACACCGACCGAGCGAGGATAACGAGAGACACGGGCTTCAAAGATGAAGCAGCACTGCTGGCCGCCGAGCATCGGCGCGACGACCTCAAGCGTAGGGTCCTTGATGGCATGCGGGGGTTCGACCTTGAAAAGATGGATAAAAGGTGTCGCCGGTCGGACGATGAGCTGAAGAGGATAAAGAACAAGAAGATACGAAGTTTTTACGAGGCCCAAAATGATACACTGGATGCGTGGCTGGAAGTGGATGCCCTGGTCTACGCCGTTGCCGACGACGTCATTGACAGCATG AACCCGGACGCTGACGGCGATGGAATACCCGAACGACGGATGCCCCTCCAAGACTCCCGCGGCGCCATTGATTGCTTTCTACCACCCGAACACCGCGAGAAGCGTGCCCGAGACGAGAAGCACGCCCGCTgggccatcaacatcaatcTCTTGGCCAACATCTTCATGCTGGCTGCGAAGCTGATCAGCTTGAAGTTCAGTCCGTCTCTTTCACTGGCAGCAAGTACTGCCGACTCGGCGCTCGATCTCTTCTGTACGCTTATAGTCTATGGCACCAACCGCGTCGTTGCCTGGCGTCTCCAGGCCCTGCAGGTGAAGTATCCGGTGGGACGACGTCGTCTGGAGCCAATTGGGATTCTGGTCTTCAGTGTCATCATGGTCGTCTCATTCGTTCAAATCTTGCAAGAATCTGTCACCAAGCTGCTGCCTGGCGGTGATAGAGATGTTGCTCCCCTCCCAGCTGTGGCCATCGCAGCCATGGCGGCCAATGCAATCATCAAAGGCCTGATCGGGTTTGCATGTCGACACGTCAAGACAACTCAAGTTCAGGCACTGGTTCAGGACTGCAAGACGGATGTCTACTTCAACATTGCCTCGTTGCTCTTCCCGCTCGTGGGAGTGCATGCTCATATCTGGTGGCTTGATCCCGCGGGCGCTTCGCTCTTGGCGCTGTATGTGATTGTTGACTGGGCAGAGACGTGTATGCGCAACATCAGCAGGTTGACGGGAAGCAATGTGGGAGATGCGCTGCAGAAGAAGCTGATGTATCTCGCCTTTCGGTTTTCGCCCGTCGTGGAGGGGTTCAAATCGCTCACGGCCTACCATGCAGGGGATGGAGTCTGGGTCGAGCTGGACATTTTGCTGGATGAAAACACGCCACTGCCTACGGCTCACGATATCGCCGAAACGTTGCAGTATTGCTATGAGGGGTTGCAAGAGGTCGACAGGGCGTTTGTGACGGTGGACTACTCTACGTTTGGCCCGACCGGCCACGCAGCAATGTGA
- a CDS encoding hypothetical protein (COG:O; EggNog:ENOG503P3V7; MEROPS:MER0000265), whose translation MTTLESILKDPAVAGAYWTLSNPEDMSPAESTFTIGGYSEAVFEPDNRTPVDETDYADGGKYRSIVKIVMRYEGQTKDDRRWAIGTGYLISPNTFVTAGHCVYDRTGGGQGAQPSGLGRVVQMKCYIGYCGLDSVTRPNSTVQARRALATVTTAQWITTGDRRYDVSFVRLDRPFEGRVRAHDGGSTLRNFVIQETPMREKGALLGVVGYPGDKYLNKEKGAQMYELFETVDYDLGKGAGNMLQYRISTFKGQSGAPVIRKWDAAPDKGQLVVIGTHCYGGEARNSASVIGGEYGNNYNFFLAALEQLPPTVKDVTGVKRVVGNDDSGETGTETGMDGPVGEAEGFLDVLKDIGRVVAPVVQTALPLVSPLLGPMGGPVSAIGSIAMGALSKAVQESDVESGLPSPPRIKLAAGVAERAVVAESVLQTVLRMERSPVSQRIVDKMRSKYTATGFTSKHAAKLGPRMVPLLSQAGLRIAVTEGLIQKPAEFGATKQVPVAQTEADLTGDTHTDRFLENIAKTEAKVLKSGAQSEAFFDNLGPFLTRALKVASPVLLTSARAGLQKIDQILAKKEKQVGGGTEALLEDPTNEKVITDEKAAALLAHRAVVAECALQAVLEAEPKELRESAILGESAGSAEQESFFGGLLKTVQRIAPAVLKAAPAVLNTAVPILLGAISGPAGAPAVAAASFSVSSVEDTADTLNGEHAAVGVNGWSKKKAGINGGSFKTVQFSLSAVAPGSSLDQLPANVARASGSSAFSNPEHEGIEEEETQSISDCGDDRVSSCGEDDDQNQDGVDWLDDDELCGSFNRS comes from the exons ATGACAACCCTCGAAAGCATTCTCAAGGACCCAGCTGTCGCTGGAGCCTACTGGACCCTTTCGAATCCCGAGGACATGTCCCCCGCCGAGTCGACTTTCACCATCGGCGGCTACAGCGAAGCTGTCTTTGAACCTGACAACCGCACCCCCGTCGACGAGACCGACTATGCCGATGGCGGAAAATACCGGT CCATCGTCAAGATCGTCATGCGCTACGAAGGCCAAACCAAAGACGACAGGCGTTGGGCCATCGGCACGGGGTAtctcatctcccccaacaccttcgTCACCGCCGGCCACTGCGTCTATGACCGCACTGGTGGAGGCCAAGGTGCTCAACCGAGCGGTTTGGGCCGTGTCGTCCAGATGAAGTGCTACATTGGTTATTGCGGTCTTGACAGTGTCACTCGTCCCAACAGCACCGTCCAGGCTCGTCGCGCTCTCGCTACTGTCACCACCGCGCAGTGGATCACCACTGGTGATAGGCGGTATGATGTCTCTTTTGTGAGGCTTGATCGCCCGTTTGAGGGGAGAGTCAGGGCGCATGATGGCGGGAGCACACTCCGGAACTTTGTTATTCAGGAGACGccgatgagggagaagggcGCGTTGCTGGGCGTGGTGGGGTACCCGGGGGATAAATACTTGAAtaaggagaagggggcgcAAATGTATGAGTTGTTTGAGACGGTGGACTATGatttgggaaagggggcggGGAATATGTTGCAGTATCGGATTTCGACTTTTAAAG GACAATCGGGGGCTCCCGTGATTCGGAAATGGGATGCTGCTCCAGACAAGGGGCAGTTGGTTGTCATTGGCACGCATTGCTACGGAGGAGAGGCGCGCAACTCGGCCAGTGTGATTGGCGGGGAGTATGGCAACAACTAcaacttcttcctcgcgGCTCTTGAACAGCTCCCTCCTACTGTCAAGGATGTGACAGGTGTGAAGCGGGTAGTGGGAAATGACGACTCAGGTGAGACTGGCACCGAGACTGGTATGGATGGTCCGGTCGGTGAGGCGGAGGGCTTTCTTGATGTTCTCAAGGACATCGGCCGGGTGGTTGCTCCTGTTGTGCAAACTGCCCTTCCCTTGGTTTCACCGCTTCTTGGTCCAATGGGTGGACCGGTGAGCGCCATTGGGAGTATCGCTATGGGCGCACTCAGCAAAGCAGTTCAGGAATCGGATGTGGAATCTGGTCTGCCTTCTCCGCCGAGGATCaagcttgctgctggtgtggCCGAACGCGCCGTGGTGGCCGAGAGTGTCTTGCAGACTGTCCTCAGGATGGAGAGATCTCCTGTCTCTCAGAGAATCGTCGACAAGATGAGATCCAAGTACACCGCTACTGGATTTACCTCGAAGCACGCAGCCAAGTTGGGTCCTAGGATGGTGCCCCTGCTCAGCCAGGCTGGCTTGAGAATCGCTGTCACGGAAGGGCTGATCCAAAAGCCAGCTGAGTTTGGAGCCACAAAGCAGGTGCCAGTCGCGCAGACCGAAGCCGACTTGACTGGAGATACCCACACCGACAGGTTCCTCGAGAACATCGCCAAGACCGAGGCCAAGGTCTTGAAGTCAGGGGCTCAGTCCGAGGCATTCTTTGACAACTTGGGGCCATTCTTGACGAGAGCACTCAAAGTGGCTTCGCCTGTCTTGCTGACGTCTGCGAGGGCTGGCTTGCAAAAGATAGATCAGATTCTGGCCAAGAAAGAGAAGCAAGTTGGCGGTGGCACTGAGGCTCTGCTAGAGGACCCAACCAATGAGAAGGTCATCACTGATGAGAAGGCCGCTGCATTGCTCGCCCACAGGGCTGTCGTTGCGGAGTGTGCCTTGCAGGCTGTTCTGGAGGCGGAGCCAAAAGAGCTGAGGGAGAGTGCGATCCTGGGAGAAAGCGCGGGTTCAGCAGAGCAGGAGAGCTTCTTTGGCGGTTTGCTCAAGACTGTCCAGCGCATTGCGCCGGCCGTGTTGAAGGCTGCCCCGGCAGTTCTCAACACAGCTGTTCCGATCCTTCTTGGTGCTATCAGCGGTCCTGCTGGAGCACCCGCCGTTGCTGCGGCCTCTTTTAGTGTGTCATCTGTTGAGGATACTGCTGACACTCTGAACGGTGAacatgctgctgttggtgtcaACGGCTGGAGCAAGAAGAAAGCTGGTATCAACGGGGGATCCTTCAAG ACGGTTCAATTTTCATTATCAGCTGTTGCCCCGGGCTCAAGTTTGGACCAGTTGCCCGCGAACGTGGCACGGGCTAGTGGTTCAAGCGCGTTTAGCAATCCAGAGCATGAGGGgattgaagaggaagaaactCAGTCGATCAGTGATTGTGGTGATGACAGGGTATCAAGCTgcggagaggatgatgaccaAAATCAAGATGGGGTTGACTGgcttgacgatgatgagcttTGTGGCTCTTTCAACAGAAGCTGA